The genome window TCTGGGCTTCCAGATATAAAAATAACAAGGTGCCCCTGTTTTTTATGCCATTTTATCATCTCTCTTGTATAGGCATAAACTCTGTTTCCTTTAAGCTCAACTACCTTGTCTGCAACAAAATCATTATATTTTATGGGCAGTCCCTTTATGGCATCTACATAGGTTCCAGTTAAATCTTCTAAGTAGTTGTCATAGTTTCCTACTCTTTCATCCCATAATTTATATGCTTCTTTTACTCTTCTATCATATTCACTAAAATCAAGAAGATCATATTTTATAAGTTTTTTAAAATGCTCTGTTAAAAGAGAATTTCTATATATAGTTCCGTCAATATCAAAAAACGCTGCAATCATAAATTATCCCACCTTTAGGCAAACTAAATGAATATTATCTATTATTAAAGAATTATAGTTGAAAAACCATAAAAAGTCAAATAGAACAGTGGTTAAACATTAAAATATTGGTGGTCAGAATTTGGTAAAAATAATAATAAATTAATTTTGTGAAATTGCGTAATTGTGATAGAATATACAGAAGAAAAAGAGGTGGGGAAATGAAAAGAATAAGAACTCTGATTGTATATATATTTGTAACAATATCACTTTTTGCTCAGGAAGCATATGTGGCATCTTTTAATACTTTAAGACTTGGTAAAAATGAAAAGGATTATGAACAGACAGCAAGGGTTATTTCAGCTTTTGATCTTGTTGGACTTATTGAGGTAATGAATGAAGAGGGAGTTCAGGATCTTGTTTCAGCACTTGAAAAAGTAAGTGGTAAAAAATGGGATTATCATATTTCACCATACCCAGTTGGAAAAAGTAGTTATAAAGAGCACTTTGCATATGTTTGGAAGAAAAATAGAGTAACTCCTCTTGAAGTGAGAGGTTATTATCCAAACCATGATAAAGTTTTTTCAAGACCTCCATATGGAGCAGATTTCAAAATAGATAATATAGATTTTACCCTTGTTCTTGCACACTCTATTTTTGGTAAGAATGAAAAGGTAAGAAGAAGAGAAGCCTTTAAAATGGGAGAGGTCTATGATTATTTTCAGGATTTAGATCCTGTTGAAAATGATATTATAATTGCTGGAGATTTTAATCTTTCAGCATTTGACGAAGCTTTTGAGCTATTCTTAAAACATAGAGACGAGATAACATATACACTTGATCCTAAGATTAAAACAACTTTAGGAAGTTCAAGACTTGCAAGCTCTTACGATAATATGTTTCTTTCAAAAAAATACACAAAAGAGTTTGAAGGAAAAAGTGGAGCTGTAGATTTTACAAAAGAAAATTATAAAATGATGAAAAAAAGAGTATCAGATCATCTACCAATATTTATCATACTTAACAGTAGCGTAGATGATGATTAGAGAGGGAAATAATGAAGAGAGCGTATGTTTTTTTTAATGGAGAACTACTAGGGAGCAAAGAGTTTTATCTCAATCTTCTAGCAAAAGAACCAGGAGATTTCTACTGTGCAGATGGTGGAGCAAATCTCATGGAAGAGTTAGGAATTGTGCCTAAAGAGATTTGGGGAGATTTAGATTCTGTTTCACCAGAACTCCTTGAAAAATACAGAAAAAACGATATAATAATAAATAAATTTCCTAAAGATAAAGATTTTACTGATGGAGAGCTTATTTTACAATATCTTTCTAAAAAGAACTATGATAAAATTGTAGTAATTGGTGCATTAGGTGGACGTAGAGACCACGAGTTATCAAATATAAATCTTCTGTTTTTATTTGATAATCTATTTTTAATAACTGAAAAAGAGAGAATGTTCTGTATAGAAAAAAGAGCAACTATGGAGAATGTAAAAGGGAAGACTATATCTTTTATACCATTTTCAGAAAAAGTAACAGGAATTACACTTAAAGGATTTAAGTATCCCTTGAATAATTATACTTTAAAGCAGGGAAGTTCAATCTGTATGAGCAATGTGGCGTTAGAAGATAATTGCTCCATTGAATTTGTCAATGGAAAGCTTATAGGGATTATAATTGAATAGAAGGTAAGGGGAAGGAAGATGTTAGGTATTTTAATTGCCGGTGCTGTTTTGATGATAATTTTATTTTATTTTTTTCTGCTTCTTATTTCATCTGAGGATAAAATAATGGTGCAGCTTTTCAAAGCCGGATGCGTAGCTTATGATGATGGGGTGAATGAAAATAATCACCTCAAAAAAATTTTAGCTAAAATACTGATTAACATATACTTTAAGGCTACAAAGAGCAGAAAATAGACTAATAAATTTAAGGAGGCAATCGTGTTAGAAAAAGGTATGACTTTGACTTTAGAAAAGGCAGTTGGGTCAGATGACACAGCTATAAAATTAGGTTCAGGAGGATTAGAAGTATTTGCAACTCCAATGCTAGTTGCACTTATGGAAAATGCAGCTTTCAACTTAGCTGAAAAAGAACTTGAAAATGGAGATACAACTGTTGGTATTTCTTTAAATATTAAACACTTAAAAGCAAATCTAGTTGGCGACAAATTAAAATGTGTTGCAACACTTAAAGAAATCGATGGAAGAAGACTTGATTTCCATGTTGTAGTTACTCATAGTGAAACTGTTGTAGGAGAAGGAGAGCACAGCAGATTTATTGTTAATGGAGAAAAATTCTTAAGCAAATTAAAAAAGTAAATTAGTTAAGCAGGAAAAAAGAAATGTAGAGGTAAAATTCTATTATTTCTTTTTCTTTATGTTTATAAAAATTTAATAATTATCAGGAGGAACAATGGAAGAGAATAGTCAAAAAATAAGAGGAAAAGCAAGGTATATCCTAGGGATACAACACGTTCTTGCAATGTTTGGAGCGACAGTATTAGTGCCATTTTTAACAGGATTAAATCCTTCTTTAGCACTTATTTCAGCAGGAGTTGGAACGTTAATATTCCACTTTTGTACTAAGAGAATCGTACCGGTATTTTTAGGATCTTCATTTGCATTTATAGGAGCTTTGACACTTGTTTTAAAAGAAGAAGGAATTGGTGCTATAAAGGGAGGAGTTATAGCAGCAGGGCTTATATATGTTTTAATGTCTTATTTAGTTAAAGTATTTGGTGTTCAAAGAGTAAAATCTTTCTTCCCACCTATTGTAACAGGACCTATCATTATGTTAATCGGTCTTAGAATGGCACCTACAGCTTTAGGAATGGCAGGTTATGCAAATGGTAAATTTGACCCTAAGAGTCTTGTAGTAGCTTGTGTTGTTATACTTGTAATGGTATTTATAACTATGATGAAGAGATCTTTCTTAAGACTTATACCAATACTTGCAGCAGTCATTGTTGGATATATAGTAGCTACATTTATGGGAATGGTAAATTTTGATCTTGTATCTCAGGCAAAATGGGTAGGATTATCTGCAGAAGCTACTCATGATCTTCTAACTTTACCTCAAATTTCTCTTACAGGAATAATTGCAATTGCACCTA of Fusobacterium sp. DD2 contains these proteins:
- a CDS encoding endonuclease/exonuclease/phosphatase family protein, producing MKRIRTLIVYIFVTISLFAQEAYVASFNTLRLGKNEKDYEQTARVISAFDLVGLIEVMNEEGVQDLVSALEKVSGKKWDYHISPYPVGKSSYKEHFAYVWKKNRVTPLEVRGYYPNHDKVFSRPPYGADFKIDNIDFTLVLAHSIFGKNEKVRRREAFKMGEVYDYFQDLDPVENDIIIAGDFNLSAFDEAFELFLKHRDEITYTLDPKIKTTLGSSRLASSYDNMFLSKKYTKEFEGKSGAVDFTKENYKMMKKRVSDHLPIFIILNSSVDDD
- a CDS encoding thiamine diphosphokinase, coding for MKRAYVFFNGELLGSKEFYLNLLAKEPGDFYCADGGANLMEELGIVPKEIWGDLDSVSPELLEKYRKNDIIINKFPKDKDFTDGELILQYLSKKNYDKIVVIGALGGRRDHELSNINLLFLFDNLFLITEKERMFCIEKRATMENVKGKTISFIPFSEKVTGITLKGFKYPLNNYTLKQGSSICMSNVALEDNCSIEFVNGKLIGIIIE
- a CDS encoding thioesterase family protein, coding for MLEKGMTLTLEKAVGSDDTAIKLGSGGLEVFATPMLVALMENAAFNLAEKELENGDTTVGISLNIKHLKANLVGDKLKCVATLKEIDGRRLDFHVVVTHSETVVGEGEHSRFIVNGEKFLSKLKK
- a CDS encoding uracil-xanthine permease family protein; the protein is MEENSQKIRGKARYILGIQHVLAMFGATVLVPFLTGLNPSLALISAGVGTLIFHFCTKRIVPVFLGSSFAFIGALTLVLKEEGIGAIKGGVIAAGLIYVLMSYLVKVFGVQRVKSFFPPIVTGPIIMLIGLRMAPTALGMAGYANGKFDPKSLVVACVVILVMVFITMMKRSFLRLIPILAAVIVGYIVATFMGMVNFDLVSQAKWVGLSAEATHDLLTLPQISLTGIIAIAPIALVVFIEHIGDITTNGAVVGKDFFKNPGIHRTLLGDGFATVAAGFIGGPANTTYGENTGVLAVTKVYDPAILRIAACYAIILGFIGKFGILLQSIPLPVMGGVSVILFGMIASVGVRTVVDARLDFSNSRNLIIASLIFVLGIAVDNIVLWKTVSVSGLALAALAGVILNKVLPTDRELKLKTLE